The Acidobacteriota bacterium genomic interval GTGCCCGACAGCGTCTCTTCCAACCAGGCCTTCGCCACGCCGTGGTGATGCGAGTCCGCATCAATGGCGTAGATCAGGAGATTCGCATCGATCAGGATCACTTGCGCAGCTCCAGCTTTCGGGCGATCTCGGCGTCTTCGAGCGCAGCGGCGAGCTGCAGGGCCTTGTCGAGGTCGATGCCGGGACGTACACCTCCGAGGTGCTGCGCCTTCAGGCGATAGCGACGCCGGCGCGGCTGTCGAGCGACGGACAGCCCGGCGCGAAGGGTCTCGTTGACGACGTCCTTGAACGAGCGGGTGCTGTCGTGCGCCCGTTGCCGCAATGCCCGGGCCAGATCGGGCTCAAGGGTGAGGGTGGTCCGTTCCATGCAGGCATCATAGCACGCCAATAAGACGCATCAACGCATCATATGGGCCGCCCTTCTGCCGCAGGGAGGATGTCCCACGCGACCACGTCAACCACGACGACAATCGGAACTGTCGCTCGAGTTAGGCCTTTTCGTCTTCCTCCCGTTTGCGCGCGGTGATGTCGCTCAGCACGACCCGGCCCACGCGCACGCCGCTGGCATCCCGCGCGCTGGTCGCCGTCAGATGCACCCAGAATGCGGTTCCGTCCATCTTCACCATCCGCAGGTCGTACGCCTGTGGCTCATCAGCCTCGAGGATCTGTTTGTGGTGCAGGTAGTAGAGGTCCTGGTCCGCTTTGAAGATAAACCGGC includes:
- a CDS encoding DUF2191 domain-containing protein yields the protein MERTTLTLEPDLARALRQRAHDSTRSFKDVVNETLRAGLSVARQPRRRRYRLKAQHLGGVRPGIDLDKALQLAAALEDAEIARKLELRK
- a CDS encoding PAS domain-containing protein, which encodes MGHADHRLERRCAAPRRTQVELEAARARYFELYDLAPVGYCTLSEQGLILEANLMAATLLGMTRNALQKKPFSRFIFKADQDLYYLHHKQILEADEPQAYDLRMVKMDGTAFWVHLTATSARDASGVRVGRVVLSDITARKREEDEKA